Proteins encoded in a region of the Wolbachia endosymbiont (group A) of Anomoia purmunda genome:
- the ubiG gene encoding bifunctional 2-polyprenyl-6-hydroxyphenol methylase/3-demethylubiquinol 3-O-methyltransferase UbiG has protein sequence MLDIVSIASDHAGYELKSEIKPYLEAMGYRVVDQGCTAKQKCVDYPDYAVKVVEDITSKKANYGILICGTGLGMSTVANRFEGIYAALCNSVEIAKLAREHGNANVLCLGAGFTASGLAKDIVKQFLETEFSKESRHKKRLNKLSNITSKKKKTKTYNKDEISKFAKMAGQWWDENGKFKPLHMMNPVRVSYIIEKIKELKKCNLKELSLLDVGCGGGILSESMARVGINVVGIDVCEENIKVARSHAKKVGLNIEYIHTSIEELSNDKKYDVVLLMEVVEHVDNLELFMKKAIELLKPEGLIFISTINRTIKSFCLAIIGAEYILNWLPKGTHNWNKFLKPSEIANYLRENNVTLQNMAGMEYNVIKREWNLTKGVDVNYILCGNIVV, from the coding sequence ATGTTAGATATAGTATCAATTGCCTCAGATCATGCTGGTTATGAATTAAAATCAGAAATAAAACCTTACCTGGAAGCCATGGGTTATAGAGTGGTAGATCAAGGCTGCACTGCTAAGCAAAAGTGTGTAGATTACCCAGACTATGCTGTTAAAGTTGTAGAAGATATAACAAGCAAAAAAGCAAATTATGGGATATTAATTTGTGGTACAGGTTTGGGCATGAGTACTGTGGCAAATCGTTTTGAAGGAATCTACGCTGCTTTATGTAACAGTGTTGAGATCGCAAAATTAGCTCGCGAGCATGGCAACGCAAATGTACTGTGTCTTGGTGCAGGGTTTACTGCGAGTGGATTAGCAAAAGACATAGTCAAACAATTCCTCGAAACAGAATTTTCAAAAGAAAGCAGACATAAAAAACGCCTTAATAAACTCAGCAATATAACCTCTAAGAAAAAAAAAACAAAAACTTATAACAAAGATGAAATATCAAAATTCGCTAAAATGGCAGGTCAGTGGTGGGATGAGAACGGCAAATTCAAACCATTGCACATGATGAATCCTGTTAGAGTATCTTACATTATTGAGAAAATAAAAGAGTTAAAAAAATGCAATTTAAAAGAATTATCATTGCTTGATGTTGGATGCGGTGGCGGCATTTTGTCAGAGTCAATGGCACGCGTTGGCATTAACGTTGTGGGAATAGATGTATGTGAAGAAAACATAAAAGTAGCGCGTTCACATGCGAAAAAAGTAGGGTTAAATATAGAATATATACACACCAGTATTGAAGAGCTAAGCAATGACAAGAAGTACGACGTGGTTCTGCTGATGGAAGTAGTTGAACATGTGGATAATTTAGAGCTTTTCATGAAGAAAGCAATAGAACTGCTAAAACCGGAGGGGTTAATCTTTATATCCACAATAAATAGAACTATTAAATCCTTTTGTCTTGCAATAATTGGTGCAGAGTACATATTAAATTGGCTGCCAAAAGGTACACATAACTGGAATAAATTTCTCAAGCCGTCAGAAATTGCAAATTACTTAAGAGAAAATAATGTAACGCTGCAAAACATGGCTGGCATGGAGTACAACGTAATAAAGCGTGAGTGGAATCTAACTAAAGGAGTAGACGTTAATTATATACTTTGTGGAAACATTGTAGTTTGA
- the metG gene encoding methionine--tRNA ligase — protein MDKSENFYITTPVYYVNDKPHIGHAYTSLLCDVVARFMKLAGKNVKFTTGTDEHGQKIEKAAKAKEMQPKEFTDKVSVSFKELDKFMNFEYDDFIRTTEERHKKAVVALWNRLEDRGQIYLDSYSGWYSVRDEAFYQESELIDGKAPTGAEVQWIKEESYFFRLSNWQDKLLELYKNQPNFIFPESRKNEVVSFVRSGLIDLSISRTSFNWGIKVPGNDKHVIYVWIDALTNYLTSIGFPSTEDEGYKKFWASDSSFNVHVIGKDILRFHAVYWPAILLAADLPLPKQIAVHGWWLNEGEKISKSLGNVIDPIGLAQEFGVDQLRYFLLREASFGQDGNFSKKNMISRINSELANNIGNLVQRTISFLHKQCSGIVPTVDRNLLKDDESLPNCKSIIDQIMNHLARYEFNQIILLIINISSEANAYIDKSAPWTLSKTDRERMNLVIYKLLEYIRIIGTLLQPIVPKSAEMILNQLQIPKEQRDLKSLYDTCVSSGITLPKPTPVFLRVDT, from the coding sequence ATGGATAAATCTGAGAACTTTTACATCACCACGCCAGTATATTACGTAAACGATAAGCCGCATATCGGTCATGCATACACTTCTCTCTTGTGTGACGTGGTGGCAAGGTTCATGAAACTAGCTGGGAAAAATGTCAAATTTACCACCGGTACAGATGAACATGGACAAAAAATAGAAAAAGCAGCTAAAGCAAAGGAAATGCAGCCAAAAGAATTTACGGATAAAGTGAGCGTTTCATTTAAAGAATTAGATAAGTTCATGAATTTTGAGTATGACGATTTTATTCGCACTACGGAGGAACGTCACAAAAAAGCAGTGGTAGCTTTATGGAATAGGCTTGAAGACAGAGGACAAATATATTTGGATTCCTATTCGGGTTGGTATTCAGTTCGTGATGAAGCATTTTATCAGGAGTCAGAGCTGATAGATGGCAAAGCACCAACAGGCGCAGAAGTTCAGTGGATAAAAGAAGAGAGCTACTTTTTTCGCTTGTCAAACTGGCAAGACAAATTACTGGAACTCTATAAAAATCAACCAAATTTTATCTTTCCTGAGAGCAGAAAAAATGAAGTGGTATCGTTTGTAAGATCAGGGCTCATTGACCTCTCAATCTCTCGCACTAGTTTTAACTGGGGAATAAAAGTACCAGGTAATGACAAACACGTAATCTATGTCTGGATAGATGCATTAACCAATTATCTTACATCAATAGGTTTCCCTAGCACAGAAGATGAAGGATATAAGAAGTTTTGGGCAAGTGACAGCTCTTTCAACGTTCATGTAATCGGCAAAGACATATTGCGCTTTCATGCTGTATATTGGCCAGCGATTCTCCTTGCAGCAGACCTGCCACTGCCAAAACAAATTGCAGTTCATGGTTGGTGGTTGAACGAGGGAGAAAAAATATCCAAGTCTCTTGGTAATGTCATAGATCCAATTGGCCTCGCTCAAGAGTTTGGTGTTGATCAGCTACGCTATTTTCTCCTCAGGGAAGCAAGCTTCGGCCAAGATGGCAACTTTAGTAAGAAAAACATGATCAGCCGGATAAATTCAGAACTGGCAAACAACATAGGCAATTTAGTACAAAGAACAATTTCATTTTTACACAAGCAATGCTCTGGAATTGTACCAACAGTTGATCGAAATCTACTCAAAGATGATGAGAGTTTGCCAAATTGTAAGTCCATAATTGATCAAATCATGAATCATCTTGCAAGGTATGAATTTAACCAGATTATACTTCTAATTATCAACATCTCTTCTGAAGCCAATGCTTATATAGACAAAAGTGCACCCTGGACATTAAGCAAAACTGATAGAGAACGCATGAATTTAGTAATTTACAAGTTACTGGAATATATCAGGATAATTGGCACTTTATTGCAACCGATTGTTCCAAAGTCAGCAGAGATGATACTAAATCAACTGCAAATTCCGAAAGAACAACGAGATTTAAAATCTTTGTACGACACGTGCGTAAGTTCAGGCATTACGCTGCCTAAACCTACGCCGGTTTTTTTGAGGGTTGATACTTAA
- a CDS encoding replicative DNA helicase produces MNELADLLSSRSVDKEICKLPHNLEAEQMLIGAMIRDNRICDAVEDTITAENFYDPLHQSIFTQISKTRKHGIIANELSLKMFFEHDKAFTECGGVEYLAKLAAKASIALDIYSLTRIIRDTYLRRCLIKLGQEIVGDSYNYDIENPAQAQIEQAMTKLFNLAVKKQGEKTYIKLASSIKDVVEKISTLKNNPEALGVTTGLQDLNQLLGGLQKSDLLILAARPSMGKTALALNIALNACKMLQKRADKQHYVAFFSLEMSAEQLTARLITIDSGISYYKALTGRISDFELHEFINTSTELSELPFIIDDTPALSISALRTRIRLLYQLYNVEVVFIDYLQLIRGTTKRSNENRVQEISEVTQGLKAIAKELNIPIVALSQLSRSVEQRDDKKPQLSDLRDSGSIEQDADIVMFLYREEYYELRKQPNEGSNKHREWQEKMEKIRNIAELVIAKQRNGPIGSVKLYFDSNRGAFKDYTERHSS; encoded by the coding sequence ATGAATGAATTAGCTGATCTTCTCAGTTCAAGAAGTGTAGACAAGGAAATATGTAAATTACCGCATAATTTAGAAGCTGAACAGATGCTTATTGGTGCAATGATCCGTGATAATAGAATCTGTGATGCAGTTGAAGACACAATCACAGCGGAGAATTTCTATGATCCATTACATCAAAGTATTTTTACGCAAATATCCAAAACCAGGAAACATGGCATAATTGCCAATGAACTGAGCCTCAAGATGTTTTTTGAGCACGACAAAGCATTTACCGAATGTGGTGGGGTAGAGTACTTAGCAAAGCTTGCAGCGAAGGCAAGTATTGCGCTTGATATCTATAGTTTGACTAGAATAATCCGTGATACTTACTTAAGGAGATGTTTAATTAAGCTCGGGCAAGAAATAGTTGGTGATAGCTACAACTACGATATTGAAAATCCTGCACAGGCGCAAATTGAACAAGCAATGACAAAATTGTTCAATTTGGCAGTAAAAAAACAAGGTGAGAAAACATATATAAAACTTGCAAGTTCAATTAAAGATGTAGTTGAGAAGATCAGCACACTGAAAAATAATCCAGAAGCGCTGGGCGTTACAACCGGACTTCAAGATCTAAATCAGCTTCTTGGTGGTCTACAAAAATCTGATTTATTAATTTTAGCTGCAAGGCCTTCTATGGGTAAAACAGCATTGGCGCTAAACATCGCACTTAATGCTTGTAAGATGTTGCAAAAAAGAGCAGATAAGCAACACTATGTAGCGTTTTTCTCGCTTGAAATGTCAGCAGAGCAATTAACTGCAAGGCTGATCACTATAGATTCAGGGATTAGTTATTATAAGGCATTAACCGGGAGAATTAGTGATTTTGAATTGCATGAATTTATCAATACTAGTACAGAATTATCTGAACTGCCTTTCATCATAGATGACACCCCTGCGCTATCAATTAGTGCCCTTCGCACCAGAATACGCTTGCTGTATCAATTATATAATGTAGAAGTGGTATTCATTGATTATTTGCAGCTAATCAGAGGAACAACAAAAAGGAGTAATGAAAATAGAGTGCAAGAAATCTCGGAAGTAACGCAGGGTTTGAAAGCAATTGCAAAGGAGCTAAATATTCCCATTGTTGCACTATCTCAGCTCTCTCGTTCTGTTGAGCAGAGGGATGATAAAAAACCACAACTTTCTGATTTACGCGATTCAGGGAGCATAGAGCAAGACGCAGATATAGTAATGTTTCTCTATAGAGAAGAGTATTATGAACTAAGAAAACAACCAAATGAAGGAAGCAATAAACATCGAGAATGGCAAGAGAAAATGGAAAAAATTAGAAACATTGCAGAGCTCGTTATTGCAAAGCAGAGAAATGGGCCAATTGGCAGTGTGAAGCTATATTTTGACTCTAACAGAGGTGCATTTAAAGATTACACGGAAAGGCATAGTTCATAG
- a CDS encoding RDD family protein, with protein sequence MLHKFFDRLFSIFSFINIIQKVKKDENGICYVTGLRRYISVLLDLIIIALFLQFCSQALNQLFTNSEDSKILSQIDAKSPMQAPLSIEEKTTQSRLGKLWILNQIVQFIMLFCYVAYMWVRFAATPGKLLLGLRVVDAQTFEKMTLKQATKRFFSFILSVAPLFLGFLWSNFNKRCQTWHDKIAGTVVVTSKSLRRQS encoded by the coding sequence ATGTTGCATAAATTTTTTGATCGTTTATTTTCTATTTTTTCTTTTATAAATATTATTCAAAAGGTAAAGAAAGATGAAAATGGGATATGTTATGTAACGGGCCTCAGGCGCTATATATCAGTATTGCTTGATTTAATTATTATCGCTTTGTTCTTGCAGTTTTGCAGCCAAGCCTTAAATCAGCTCTTTACAAACTCAGAGGATAGCAAAATATTAAGTCAAATTGATGCAAAATCCCCAATGCAAGCGCCACTGTCTATAGAAGAAAAGACAACGCAGAGTAGACTTGGTAAACTGTGGATCCTAAATCAAATAGTCCAATTCATTATGCTCTTTTGCTATGTAGCATACATGTGGGTAAGGTTTGCTGCCACACCTGGAAAACTATTACTTGGGCTTAGAGTTGTGGATGCACAAACTTTCGAAAAGATGACCCTAAAACAAGCAACAAAGAGATTTTTTTCCTTTATATTGTCAGTTGCACCATTATTCTTGGGCTTTTTATGGTCAAATTTCAACAAACGCTGTCAAACTTGGCACGATAAGATCGCAGGCACAGTGGTTGTCACGAGTAAAAGCCTTAGAAGGCAGAGCTAA
- a CDS encoding valine--tRNA ligase — MLKEKYGFKEIEDKCNILWEGSKVYKWNGEKDNTFTIDTPPPTISGKLHIGHIFSYCHADFIARFQRMLGKDVFYPIGFDDNGLPTERLVEQTYKTSAKEVGREKFIEMCHEVIEKSKQEFKELFKSVGISYDWGLEYHTISKETVTLSQMSFIDLYNKGYAYRKMQPILWDPVDKTAIAQAEIEDKVFESSLNTIVFSTQENEQINIATTRPELLPACVAVFCHPEDTRYTHLIGKTAVVPITEEKVLIIADDKVKIDKGTGLVMCCTFGDELDIYWQQKHNLPMKIIIDQDGRMNLHDVIPVLETGIQPVSATWVTEEAGNDAIPACGQEKEEWIPVSGHWDDTIGGTGIQEKEPVWMTNNILNEINGLKVKEARKRMIEILTKKGLLIESTNISHSVKCAERSGAPLEILPTYQWFIKTLEQKAQVLDKVKECNWHPSNMRKRMEVWIEGLNWDWCISRQRYFGVPFPVWYSKRKGEEGKIILAEIKALPIDPLKDLPKGYSKEEVIPDQDVMDTWATSSITPQLSALAVNSEFSLPNHRYNTIFPADLRSQSHEIIRTWAFYTILKAHYHANSLPWKNIMISGWCLADDKKKMSKSKGNIITPHVILETYGADVVRYWAANSRLGVDTVYSESIFKIGNRLVTKLWNASKFVSMFMEKHQVMSINSAHETMDKWILSKLYKVIERATNNLLQFEYCEALNAVEEFFWKDFCDNYLELVKKRAYGSSEATLSAKQSLAYVLNVILRLFAPFLPYITEEIYHQLYSYSSVHNQSNWPSKEELIHDKYSEEMGDNVIQILNIIRKIKADNNVSVKHLIKKLVIKADLREDKLNQSAQNDLQAVCNAETIEWMQSELETEDGKYIVNIDLY, encoded by the coding sequence ATGTTAAAAGAAAAATACGGCTTTAAAGAAATTGAAGACAAATGCAACATATTGTGGGAAGGAAGTAAAGTTTATAAATGGAATGGTGAAAAGGATAACACTTTCACTATAGACACACCTCCGCCGACAATATCGGGTAAATTGCATATTGGCCATATATTTAGCTATTGCCACGCGGACTTTATTGCAAGGTTTCAGCGCATGCTGGGAAAAGATGTGTTTTACCCAATTGGGTTTGATGATAACGGGCTTCCCACTGAAAGATTGGTTGAACAAACCTATAAAACCAGTGCAAAAGAAGTTGGCAGAGAAAAATTTATAGAGATGTGCCATGAGGTTATTGAGAAATCAAAGCAAGAATTCAAGGAACTATTTAAGTCTGTTGGAATTAGTTACGATTGGGGTTTGGAATACCACACGATCAGCAAGGAAACTGTGACGCTTTCACAGATGTCGTTTATTGATCTATATAATAAGGGATATGCATATAGAAAAATGCAGCCCATCCTTTGGGACCCGGTTGATAAAACCGCAATTGCGCAAGCAGAAATAGAAGATAAAGTTTTTGAGTCATCCTTAAATACGATAGTTTTCTCTACTCAAGAAAATGAGCAGATCAATATTGCAACTACGCGGCCTGAATTACTTCCAGCATGTGTTGCAGTTTTTTGTCATCCAGAGGATACGCGCTACACTCATCTGATCGGAAAAACAGCCGTAGTGCCAATAACAGAGGAAAAAGTACTAATTATTGCTGATGATAAGGTCAAAATAGATAAAGGCACTGGGCTTGTTATGTGCTGTACGTTTGGTGATGAACTCGACATATATTGGCAGCAAAAGCATAACCTGCCGATGAAAATTATCATCGATCAGGATGGGAGGATGAACCTTCATGATGTCATTCCAGTGCTTGAAACTGGAATCCAGCCAGTGTCAGCTACTTGGGTGACAGAAGAAGCTGGTAATGATGCTATTCCAGCATGTGGTCAAGAAAAAGAAGAATGGATCCCAGTGTCTGGGCACTGGGATGACACCATAGGTGGCACTGGAATCCAGGAAAAAGAACCAGTTTGGATGACAAACAATATACTAAATGAAATAAATGGACTAAAGGTTAAAGAAGCAAGAAAGAGGATGATCGAAATCCTAACTAAAAAAGGACTTTTGATAGAAAGCACTAACATTTCTCATTCTGTTAAGTGCGCAGAAAGATCTGGTGCACCACTTGAGATATTGCCTACTTATCAATGGTTTATCAAGACCTTAGAGCAAAAAGCTCAAGTATTAGATAAAGTAAAAGAATGCAATTGGCATCCAAGCAATATGCGTAAACGTATGGAAGTGTGGATAGAAGGGCTAAATTGGGACTGGTGCATCTCAAGGCAGCGCTATTTTGGTGTGCCATTTCCAGTGTGGTATTCCAAACGTAAGGGTGAAGAAGGTAAAATTATTCTAGCTGAGATAAAGGCCCTACCTATTGATCCACTCAAAGATTTGCCAAAAGGGTATAGCAAAGAAGAAGTTATCCCAGATCAAGATGTAATGGATACCTGGGCCACAAGTTCAATTACTCCTCAACTGAGTGCACTGGCAGTAAACAGTGAGTTTAGTTTACCAAATCATCGCTATAATACGATATTTCCTGCAGATCTGCGCAGCCAGAGCCATGAGATAATAAGAACTTGGGCTTTTTATACTATTTTAAAGGCACATTATCATGCAAATTCTTTACCTTGGAAAAACATTATGATCAGCGGTTGGTGTTTAGCCGATGATAAGAAAAAGATGAGTAAATCAAAGGGTAACATCATCACTCCTCATGTAATACTTGAAACTTATGGAGCTGATGTAGTGCGCTATTGGGCAGCGAACTCAAGGCTTGGAGTTGATACAGTCTACTCTGAAAGTATATTCAAAATTGGCAACCGCCTCGTTACAAAACTTTGGAACGCTAGCAAGTTCGTTTCCATGTTCATGGAAAAGCATCAAGTGATGAGCATAAATTCTGCTCACGAGACAATGGATAAGTGGATATTGTCTAAGTTATACAAAGTTATAGAAAGAGCAACGAATAACCTATTACAGTTTGAATACTGCGAAGCTTTGAATGCAGTAGAAGAATTTTTTTGGAAGGATTTTTGTGATAACTACTTGGAATTAGTAAAAAAACGCGCGTACGGAAGCAGTGAAGCAACCTTAAGTGCAAAACAAAGCTTGGCGTATGTGTTAAATGTTATTTTGCGGTTATTTGCACCTTTCTTGCCTTACATTACAGAAGAGATATACCACCAGTTGTATAGTTATAGTTCTGTACACAATCAAAGCAATTGGCCGAGCAAAGAAGAACTTATCCACGATAAATATTCAGAGGAAATGGGAGATAATGTTATTCAGATATTAAACATTATCAGAAAGATAAAGGCAGATAATAATGTATCAGTTAAGCATTTGATAAAAAAATTGGTGATAAAAGCAGATCTACGAGAGGACAAATTGAATCAATCCGCACAGAATGATTTGCAAGCAGTTTGCAATGCGGAAACGATAGAGTGGATGCAGTCTGAGCTTGAAACTGAAGACGGGAAATACATAGTGAATATAGACTTATACTGA
- the pyrF gene encoding orotidine-5'-phosphate decarboxylase: protein MNPIICALDTQDLNKAISLANALRGKVGMVKLGLEFFAAHGLSGVQAVAKCNVPIFLDLKLHDIPNTVAKTVEVIKVLNIEMLTLHISGGTKMLEEALSVVQGTEIKLIGVTVLTSMNNEDLNELGVAREIKSQVILLAKLAKKIGLHGIVCSALEAQEVRRECGEDLKIITPGIRIDPGHDDQKRTATPREAINSGADYIVIGRPITKTASSAELILKSLI, encoded by the coding sequence ATGAACCCAATAATATGCGCACTGGATACACAAGACTTAAATAAGGCCATATCTTTGGCTAATGCTCTGCGTGGTAAAGTTGGCATGGTAAAGTTGGGATTAGAATTTTTCGCTGCTCATGGTCTTTCTGGAGTGCAAGCAGTTGCAAAATGCAATGTACCAATTTTTTTAGACTTGAAGTTGCATGACATTCCAAACACTGTAGCTAAAACAGTTGAAGTAATAAAAGTTCTGAACATTGAAATGTTAACTCTGCACATCAGCGGTGGAACAAAAATGCTTGAAGAAGCGCTAAGTGTAGTGCAAGGCACAGAAATAAAGCTGATTGGAGTGACAGTGCTAACTAGTATGAACAATGAGGATTTAAACGAGCTTGGAGTAGCAAGAGAGATAAAATCACAGGTAATTTTGCTTGCAAAGCTTGCAAAAAAGATTGGACTCCATGGAATAGTCTGTTCTGCATTGGAAGCTCAAGAAGTGCGCCGAGAATGCGGTGAAGACTTGAAAATTATTACTCCAGGAATTCGTATAGATCCAGGTCATGACGACCAAAAAAGAACAGCAACACCAAGAGAAGCAATAAATTCAGGAGCTGATTATATCGTCATTGGCAGACCCATTACAAAAACTGCAAGTAGTGCAGAATTAATACTGAAATCCCTTATCTAA